In Cydia splendana chromosome 26, ilCydSple1.2, whole genome shotgun sequence, the following are encoded in one genomic region:
- the LOC134803206 gene encoding histone H1C-like, whose protein sequence is MADTAVAADAPAPATPAKKPKASASAGAKKPKAKPTHPKTSEMVNSAIKELKERSGSSLQAIKKYIAAQYKVDAEKLAPFIRKYLKSAVESGALIQTKGKGASGSFKLESKTSSAGKKPAAAKKSSAKSSAAAKKPAAAKPAKAKKAAASPAKPKAATKDKKAAAAKKKPAAKKPSTPAKGKSAAAPKAKKTAKPPTKKPKAPKPKKAAAAPKAKPAAKKAASKK, encoded by the coding sequence atggccgatACCGCAGTTGCAGCCGACGCTCCCGCCCCGGCGACGCCCGCGAAGAAGCCTAAGGCGTCCGCCTCCGCAGGCGCTAAGAAGCCTAAGGCGAAGCCCACCCACCCTAAGACGTCCGAGATGGTTAACAGCGCCATCAAGGAGCTGAAGGAGAGGAGCGGTTCGTCCCTGCAGGCTATCAAGAAATACATCGCCGCCCAGTACAAGGTCGACGCCGAGAAACTGGCACCTTTCATCAGAAAATATTTGAAGAGCGCAGTCGAATCCGGCGCACTCATACAGACCAAAGGCAAGGGCGCGTCCGGTTCGTTCAAACTGGAGTCGAAGACATCATCCGCCGGCAAGAAGCCCGCCGCGGCCAAGAAATCTAGCGCTAAATCATCAGCCGCCGCTAAGAAGCCCGCCGCAGCAAAGCCCGCTAAGGCTAAGAAGGCCGCCGCATCCCCGGCCAAGCCTAAGGCCGCCACGAAGGACAAGAAGGCCGCCGCCGCCAAAAAGAAGCCCGCAGCGAAGAAACCTTCCACCCCCGCCAAGGGCAAGAGCGCCGCCGCGCCTAAGGCCAAGAAGACCGCGAAGCCGCCGACCAAGAAGCCTAAAGCTCCCAAGCCGAAGAAGGCTGCGGCCGCTCCCAAAGCGAAGCCCGCCGCTAAGAAGGCTGCCTCGAAGAAGTAA